In Ruania zhangjianzhongii, the following proteins share a genomic window:
- a CDS encoding response regulator transcription factor — translation MRAAPIRVLLVDDEPLVRAGLRTILDAEPDIEVVGEAEDGVGISTLVASLRADVVLMDVRMPRLDGIAATTALLAREPAVRVLVVTTFENDDYVLDALRAGAHGFLLKRARPDEVVYGVRLVARGDSLLFPDAVRRLATARPPTGDELRAVGLSEREGEVLRLMAAGMSNAEIAGELYLGVETVRTYVGGVLGKLGVRDRTQAVVRAYESGFVRTG, via the coding sequence GTGAGAGCTGCGCCGATCCGCGTCCTGCTCGTCGACGACGAGCCGCTGGTGCGTGCCGGTCTGCGCACCATCCTCGACGCCGAACCCGATATCGAGGTGGTCGGCGAGGCCGAGGACGGCGTCGGGATCTCCACCCTGGTGGCTTCGCTGCGCGCCGACGTCGTGCTGATGGACGTGCGGATGCCCCGCCTCGACGGCATCGCGGCGACGACCGCGCTGCTCGCCCGCGAGCCGGCGGTCCGCGTGCTCGTGGTGACCACGTTCGAGAACGACGACTATGTCCTGGACGCGCTGCGCGCCGGTGCGCACGGCTTCCTGCTCAAGCGCGCCCGCCCCGACGAGGTGGTGTACGGGGTCCGACTCGTCGCCCGCGGCGACTCGTTGCTCTTCCCGGACGCCGTGCGCCGACTGGCGACTGCGCGCCCGCCGACCGGGGACGAGCTCCGGGCCGTCGGGCTGAGCGAGCGGGAGGGTGAGGTGCTCCGGCTGATGGCGGCCGGGATGTCGAACGCGGAGATCGCCGGTGAGCTCTACCTCGGGGTGGAGACCGTGCGAACCTACGTCGGCGGCGTGCTCGGCAAGCTCGGCGTGCGCGACCGCACCCAGGCCGTCGTTCGCGCCTACGAGTCAGGATTTGTTCGCACCGGATGA
- a CDS encoding sensor histidine kinase: MTGQARSSSTVPAWRRMTAPLRSGATLRAGVLLVIGGVVAGAYVLLAGGFAQMFAQEQTPRMATTVLAVLAGVLVCLPPFLAPVRTLEIAAVRAFLEVPVPVPRTDATAGAATRWRAAAWYCLHLALGAVLVAVLLVAIPVATQFVLSAIGLEPVLVAEWAPWSLVPSWAGTWILALAALVLLVAIPYLIAAERVLLRQAAVPLLGPDQSERIAELEAAADLAAERGRVARELHDSVGHALTVTTLQAAAAARLLESDPPAARAALSAIEETGRSAMADLDHVLGLLRAERGQGEPAARAPMRTLADLGVLLDDAAQAGAQVTTSAALSGDELANLPRATSQEAYRVVQEALTNALRHAPAEPVTVSVQVISAGGGAPAGADPHLEVRVQNPLSPVPIPGGAAGGRGLTGMAERVRLLRGDLTAGPDGRADAGSWVVRARFPLADSPR, translated from the coding sequence ATGACCGGCCAGGCGCGCTCCAGCAGCACCGTGCCGGCATGGCGTCGGATGACCGCCCCGTTGCGCAGCGGTGCCACGCTGCGTGCCGGAGTGCTTCTGGTGATCGGTGGTGTGGTGGCGGGCGCGTACGTGCTGCTCGCCGGCGGATTCGCGCAGATGTTCGCCCAGGAGCAGACGCCGCGCATGGCCACGACCGTGCTCGCCGTGCTCGCCGGGGTCCTGGTGTGCCTGCCGCCGTTCCTGGCGCCGGTGCGGACGCTCGAGATCGCCGCCGTGCGCGCCTTCCTGGAGGTGCCGGTCCCTGTTCCTCGTACGGATGCCACAGCGGGAGCGGCCACCCGGTGGCGGGCGGCCGCCTGGTACTGCCTGCACCTGGCGCTCGGTGCCGTGTTGGTGGCGGTGCTCCTGGTCGCGATTCCGGTAGCGACCCAGTTCGTGTTGTCCGCGATCGGGCTCGAACCGGTACTCGTCGCCGAGTGGGCCCCGTGGTCCCTCGTGCCCTCATGGGCCGGCACCTGGATCCTCGCCCTGGCCGCCCTCGTGCTCCTGGTCGCGATTCCGTACCTGATCGCCGCCGAGCGGGTGCTGCTCCGGCAAGCAGCCGTGCCGCTGCTCGGCCCGGACCAGTCCGAACGTATCGCCGAGCTCGAGGCAGCGGCCGATCTGGCTGCCGAGCGCGGCCGGGTCGCTCGTGAGCTGCACGACTCAGTCGGCCACGCCCTGACGGTCACCACGCTGCAGGCGGCCGCGGCCGCGCGGTTGCTGGAGTCCGACCCACCGGCCGCTCGCGCCGCCCTCAGCGCGATCGAGGAGACCGGGCGCTCGGCGATGGCCGATCTGGACCACGTGCTCGGTCTGCTGCGCGCCGAACGTGGCCAGGGGGAGCCGGCAGCACGGGCGCCGATGCGCACCCTCGCCGATCTCGGGGTCCTGCTCGACGACGCAGCCCAGGCAGGTGCGCAGGTCACCACCAGCGCAGCGCTGAGCGGGGACGAGCTGGCGAACCTCCCGCGTGCGACCTCCCAGGAGGCCTACCGGGTGGTCCAGGAAGCACTGACCAATGCGCTCCGCCACGCCCCGGCGGAGCCGGTCACGGTGAGCGTCCAGGTCATCTCTGCCGGGGGCGGAGCGCCGGCGGGTGCGGACCCGCATCTGGAGGTGAGGGTGCAGAATCCGCTCAGCCCGGTGCCCATTCCCGGAGGGGCGGCGGGTGGACGGGGCCTGACCGGAATGGCCGAACGTGTTCGGCTGCTGCGCGGTGACCTCACCGCAGGGCCGGACGGCAGGGCCGATGCGGGCAGCTGGGTGGTCCGGGCGAGGTTCCCCCTGGCAGACTCACCCCGGTGA
- a CDS encoding SRPBCC family protein → MASTFTLETHSCHPPDRLFDLSLSIDAHLGSMSDSGERAVGGVTSGQIGLGEQVTWRARHVGIWFTMTSRIVELDRPHRFVDRQVKGPFRSFVHEHTFAASPTGSVMVDTITLAAPVFGRPAEAVLLVPYLRHLIRTRNDYLLGALDAQAR, encoded by the coding sequence GTGGCCAGCACCTTCACGCTCGAGACCCACTCCTGCCATCCTCCGGATCGGCTCTTCGACCTCTCGTTGAGCATCGACGCGCACCTGGGCTCGATGAGCGACTCCGGTGAGCGAGCGGTCGGGGGCGTGACCAGCGGGCAGATCGGGCTGGGTGAACAGGTCACCTGGCGGGCCCGGCACGTCGGCATCTGGTTCACGATGACCTCTCGGATCGTCGAGCTGGACCGCCCGCACCGGTTCGTCGATCGCCAGGTGAAGGGCCCGTTCCGCTCGTTCGTGCACGAGCACACGTTCGCCGCCTCCCCGACTGGCTCCGTGATGGTCGACACCATCACCCTGGCCGCCCCGGTGTTCGGCCGGCCGGCGGAGGCCGTGCTGCTCGTTCCCTACCTCCGGCACCTGATCCGGACCCGGAACGACTACCTTCTCGGCGCGCTCGACGCGCAGGCGCGCTGA
- a CDS encoding helix-turn-helix transcriptional regulator: protein MAEVSATAGALLGLLAERPMTGWELVAEARSRVGSFWTIQRSQVYRELAALQKGGLAESLPPEARGRRRYRITSDGRAAYHAWVQSMPGEENVRIPFLLSVAFAGDIPTDRFAELVADQRRRHAQQLQQYQALHEQLSTDTSPVGRSRLATLALGIEYERAALTWLADLPSYLDQPTDS from the coding sequence ATGGCCGAGGTGAGCGCGACTGCCGGTGCGCTGCTGGGGCTGCTCGCCGAGCGGCCGATGACCGGCTGGGAGCTGGTGGCCGAGGCACGGTCCCGGGTGGGCAGCTTCTGGACGATCCAGCGCAGCCAGGTCTACCGCGAGCTGGCCGCACTGCAGAAGGGCGGGCTGGCCGAGTCGCTCCCGCCCGAGGCACGCGGCCGGCGGCGCTACCGGATCACCTCCGACGGGCGCGCGGCCTACCACGCGTGGGTGCAGAGCATGCCCGGCGAGGAGAACGTTCGGATCCCGTTCCTGCTGTCGGTCGCCTTCGCCGGCGACATCCCGACCGACCGGTTCGCTGAGCTGGTGGCGGACCAACGTCGCCGCCACGCGCAGCAGTTGCAGCAGTACCAGGCACTGCACGAACAGCTGAGCACCGACACCTCCCCGGTGGGACGTAGCCGCCTCGCGACCCTTGCCCTCGGCATCGAGTACGAGCGCGCCGCGCTCACCTGGCTGGCGGATCTGCCCAGCTATCTCGACCAGCCGACAGACAGCTGA
- a CDS encoding acyltransferase family protein, with protein sequence MDSLRLVAALAIVVFHFATRDHGRWGDQLPHELFGAFSHVVKYGYAGVHLFFTISGFVILMSVWGRTPRQFLASRISRLYPAFWVAVLATATLRWLWPSFENRSITEVLANLTMFHEPFEVQHVDGVYWTLWVEMQFYLVMLVFAFIGITLRRVLAVAAILPAISTAMVMLLPGSDAKFTILSWAAMFGTGMALYVIYSRGHTWQRWAIVALNSAQAVLIAATHKTEAIDAVAGGEPTSPLVLALVVPAVIAAVAVVALVPAIRDLDWRVLTTLGSLTYPLYLIHEYFGWALIEVLHPSIGKWVTLLIAVAASLALAWLIHRFVEQPVHRPLRKALEGPPRTSRAVTGPPRTS encoded by the coding sequence ATGGACTCGCTGCGACTGGTGGCTGCCCTGGCGATCGTGGTCTTCCATTTCGCGACGCGAGACCACGGCCGGTGGGGGGACCAACTGCCACACGAGCTGTTCGGCGCCTTCTCCCATGTGGTCAAGTACGGCTACGCCGGGGTGCACCTGTTCTTCACGATCAGCGGGTTCGTCATCCTGATGTCCGTGTGGGGGCGCACCCCCAGGCAGTTCCTGGCCTCGCGAATCAGCCGGCTCTACCCGGCGTTCTGGGTGGCGGTGCTGGCCACGGCCACGTTGCGCTGGCTGTGGCCCTCGTTCGAGAACCGGTCCATCACCGAGGTGCTGGCGAACCTCACCATGTTCCACGAACCGTTCGAGGTGCAGCACGTCGACGGCGTGTACTGGACCCTCTGGGTGGAGATGCAGTTCTACCTGGTGATGCTCGTCTTCGCTTTCATCGGGATCACCCTGCGGCGGGTGCTGGCAGTAGCCGCGATCCTGCCGGCGATCAGCACTGCGATGGTGATGCTGCTGCCCGGCTCGGACGCGAAGTTCACCATTCTGAGCTGGGCGGCGATGTTCGGCACCGGGATGGCGTTGTACGTCATCTACTCCCGCGGTCACACCTGGCAGCGGTGGGCAATCGTGGCGCTGAACTCCGCTCAGGCCGTGCTGATCGCCGCCACGCACAAGACCGAGGCGATCGATGCCGTCGCCGGTGGTGAGCCCACCTCTCCCCTGGTGCTGGCCCTGGTGGTCCCGGCCGTGATCGCCGCCGTGGCGGTGGTGGCCCTGGTGCCGGCGATCCGGGACCTGGACTGGCGGGTGCTGACCACGCTGGGCTCGCTGACCTACCCGCTGTACCTGATCCACGAGTACTTCGGCTGGGCGCTGATCGAGGTGCTGCACCCGAGTATCGGCAAGTGGGTCACCCTGCTGATCGCCGTGGCGGCCAGTCTGGCACTCGCCTGGTTGATCCATCGGTTCGTGGAGCAGCCGGTGCACCGCCCGCTACGCAAGGCCCTGGAGGGCCCGCCGCGCACCAGCAGAGCCGTGACGGGCCCGCCGCGCACCAGCTGA
- a CDS encoding SulP family inorganic anion transporter: MPADSPTAQGAPTDNAEHSVRAVLRSPRLLRIEVLGGLVVALALIPEAISFALIAGVDPRVGLFASFTMAVTIAFTGGRRAMISAATGAVALVVAPIARQYGMDYLVATVLLAGVLQIVLSLLGVARLMRFIPRSVMVGFVNALAIMIFIAQLPQLIDVPWLVYPLVAAGLAIIIFFPKLTKVVPAPLVAIVVLTAVVVVLRIDVPTVGDQGELPESLPGLFLPNVPLTLETVQIIGPVALAMALVGLMESLMTAKLVDDITDTHSDKTREGWGQGVANLVTGLFGGMGGCAMIGQTMINVKQSGSRTRVSTFLAGLFLLILVVVLGDVVAIMPMAALVAVMIMVSVGTMDWHSVHPRTLRRMPASATVIMAVTVLATVLTSNLAIGVILGVVVATLFFARRVAHFTEVTDVAHPDEETRVYAVRGVLFFASSNDLVYQFDYVGDPQNVVIDLSESQIYDSSTVAALDAIALKYRQKGKNVEIVGLNEPSRAWHGRLSGKLGGG; this comes from the coding sequence ATGCCTGCCGACAGCCCGACAGCCCAGGGCGCCCCCACCGACAACGCCGAGCATTCGGTCCGTGCCGTGCTGCGCTCCCCGCGGCTGTTGCGGATCGAGGTGCTCGGTGGACTGGTGGTGGCCCTCGCTCTGATCCCCGAGGCGATCTCGTTCGCCCTGATCGCCGGTGTCGACCCGCGGGTGGGTCTGTTCGCGTCCTTCACGATGGCGGTCACGATCGCGTTCACCGGTGGCCGCCGCGCGATGATCTCGGCGGCAACCGGTGCCGTCGCCCTGGTGGTGGCACCGATCGCCCGGCAGTACGGCATGGACTACCTGGTGGCCACGGTGCTCCTCGCCGGGGTGCTGCAGATCGTGCTCAGCCTGCTCGGTGTCGCCCGCTTGATGCGGTTCATCCCGCGCAGCGTGATGGTCGGGTTCGTGAACGCACTGGCGATCATGATCTTCATCGCCCAGCTGCCCCAGCTGATCGATGTGCCGTGGCTGGTCTATCCGCTGGTGGCCGCCGGCCTGGCGATCATCATCTTCTTCCCGAAGCTCACCAAGGTGGTGCCCGCACCACTGGTCGCCATCGTGGTGCTGACCGCTGTGGTGGTGGTGCTGCGGATCGACGTTCCCACGGTCGGCGACCAGGGTGAGCTGCCGGAGAGCCTGCCGGGGCTGTTCCTGCCGAACGTGCCGCTCACCCTGGAGACTGTGCAGATCATCGGACCGGTCGCACTCGCGATGGCGCTCGTCGGGCTGATGGAGTCGTTGATGACGGCCAAGCTCGTCGACGACATCACCGACACCCACTCCGACAAGACCCGGGAGGGCTGGGGGCAGGGGGTGGCGAACCTGGTCACCGGCCTGTTCGGCGGGATGGGCGGCTGCGCGATGATCGGGCAGACGATGATCAATGTGAAGCAGTCCGGCTCCCGCACCCGGGTCTCCACGTTCCTCGCCGGCCTCTTCCTGCTGATCCTCGTGGTGGTGCTCGGTGACGTGGTCGCGATCATGCCGATGGCGGCCCTGGTGGCGGTGATGATCATGGTCTCGGTCGGCACGATGGACTGGCACAGCGTGCATCCGAGGACGCTGCGGCGGATGCCCGCCAGCGCCACAGTGATCATGGCCGTGACCGTGCTGGCCACCGTGCTGACGTCCAACCTCGCGATCGGGGTCATCCTCGGAGTCGTCGTGGCCACCCTGTTCTTCGCCCGGCGGGTGGCGCACTTCACCGAGGTCACCGACGTCGCCCACCCCGACGAGGAGACCCGGGTGTACGCGGTGCGCGGCGTGCTGTTCTTCGCCTCGAGCAACGATCTGGTCTACCAGTTCGACTACGTCGGTGACCCGCAGAACGTCGTCATCGACCTCTCCGAGTCCCAGATCTATGACTCCTCCACCGTTGCTGCGCTGGACGCCATCGCGCTGAAATACCGGCAGAAGGGCAAGAACGTGGAGATCGTCGGACTGAACGAGCCCAGCCGCGCCTGGCACGGCCGGCTGTCCGGGAAGCTCGGCGGCGGCTGA
- a CDS encoding SPFH domain-containing protein, translating to MTEQVVNQAAQAFRSRGTSSIKEAVSDWSNVARLLRGGDSGALVPVVIPRDKRGLRWTSLIWFGLWALVSGLLLAASDKMNLGGLAVIVAVVAFLFSMVWWWRSSIVEIEEGTLGVLTSFGAISGPGLSPGRHYLWHPWKRVAYVVDVTTEIPYTAPVLSSPTHENVPLKSIEFFLRFRIVDAIRFVQTIGAGNFDLVLSNSVQDAIRQRSRRVKTEQAYDLRGSDVQDMQQLLNHQLTRYGVQIMGCNIPDVQLPDQYREHLATRERVAKELIAYEKEWELTRKRQIDGLLMEIERSKKVRDARVVEVQASLNKARKDVAQMLEERETEAQQVRYEIETRARTKLVAAQGEAKAQEQLATAYRDNRAVLGYELARRRLDVGTTLAEHAPRPIVVNTDASAGDSSALSTLLMAQLLPQVQAEASRAHGASAAQTAMPLEQAAQGAEDMLTQAREGWRRE from the coding sequence ATGACTGAGCAGGTTGTCAACCAAGCAGCGCAGGCTTTCCGCAGCCGCGGTACGAGCTCGATCAAAGAAGCCGTCTCCGACTGGAGCAACGTGGCCCGGTTGCTGCGCGGGGGTGACTCCGGTGCGTTGGTGCCGGTGGTCATCCCGCGGGACAAGCGCGGGCTGCGGTGGACCTCGCTGATCTGGTTCGGGCTGTGGGCCCTGGTCAGTGGCCTGCTGCTCGCTGCCAGTGACAAGATGAATCTGGGCGGACTGGCCGTGATCGTCGCCGTGGTGGCGTTCCTGTTCTCGATGGTGTGGTGGTGGCGCTCCTCGATCGTGGAGATCGAAGAAGGCACCCTCGGTGTGCTGACCTCCTTCGGAGCGATCAGCGGCCCCGGGCTCTCGCCGGGCCGGCACTACCTGTGGCACCCGTGGAAGCGGGTGGCCTACGTGGTGGACGTGACCACGGAGATCCCCTACACCGCTCCAGTGCTCTCCTCGCCGACGCACGAGAATGTGCCGCTGAAGTCGATCGAGTTCTTCCTCCGGTTCCGGATCGTGGATGCGATCCGGTTCGTGCAGACGATCGGTGCCGGCAACTTCGACCTGGTGCTGAGCAACTCGGTGCAGGACGCGATCCGCCAGCGCAGCCGCCGGGTGAAGACCGAGCAGGCCTACGATCTGCGCGGCAGCGACGTGCAGGACATGCAGCAACTGCTGAACCACCAGCTCACCCGGTACGGGGTGCAGATCATGGGCTGCAACATCCCCGATGTGCAGCTGCCGGACCAGTACCGCGAGCACCTGGCCACGCGAGAGCGGGTGGCCAAGGAGCTGATCGCGTACGAGAAGGAGTGGGAGCTCACCCGGAAACGGCAGATCGACGGTCTGCTGATGGAGATCGAGCGGTCGAAGAAGGTGCGCGATGCCCGCGTGGTGGAGGTGCAGGCCTCGCTGAACAAGGCCCGCAAGGACGTTGCGCAGATGCTCGAGGAGCGCGAGACCGAGGCGCAGCAGGTGCGCTACGAGATCGAGACCCGGGCCCGCACCAAGCTGGTCGCCGCCCAGGGTGAGGCCAAGGCTCAAGAGCAGCTGGCCACCGCCTATCGGGACAACCGTGCGGTCCTCGGCTACGAGCTGGCCCGCCGCCGACTGGACGTCGGCACCACGCTGGCCGAGCACGCACCCCGGCCGATCGTGGTGAACACGGACGCTTCTGCCGGCGACAGCTCGGCCCTGTCCACACTGCTGATGGCCCAACTGCTGCCACAGGTGCAGGCCGAGGCCAGCAGGGCGCACGGAGCATCGGCCGCGCAGACCGCGATGCCGTTGGAGCAGGCCGCACAGGGCGCGGAGGACATGCTGACCCAGGCACGAGAGGGCTGGCGCCGGGAGTAA
- a CDS encoding SPFH domain-containing protein: MSAGAGRFFDAAKQVAGDAVRQGVQERFGGDGADAGVSLDRRDFPAAREEGSSPGTRIEAEHVSLDDAAEKLSGSRFEVDAGGPVHVITPMVMPKGRKLRSMLLVILLAVLGGVGSLVLLPFGLTDEVFGPHYWVLIVLLAAFMWWRQGMVMVPEGCTALVSRFGKVEAEVGPGRVTLWNPWKRVSYIVNTTREYPFNAPIRQAPTKSGVQASVDLFLQFRIANAREFVFVLGAVNGFQDKLNNAVSETTRSLIYEQEASGIYDLVGESTSRLLEQLNAQFAPAVELTTANITHAEPSAQEYRMDLAAPEMLRVAKEAYTYDYELSLKKEQNEGDLNKDLASLNENLSAIQADIARYQAQMDTALERETNRANALARQRFVESESTANANAALLEAQALDIRALSAALAPEILDYRYQQDKLEKMERLSDSMPQIVRVGEQSDGVDFLAIAGQLVGGHDEKLFSEEDMRAIRSRQADIAERVSAREGEIEGLLQAPEKTEVEILPASESQVDPEGEQRLDEIRQSVTDERTAAQLAGLGSDEARDEGTHHD; the protein is encoded by the coding sequence GTGAGTGCAGGTGCGGGGCGATTCTTCGATGCGGCCAAGCAGGTCGCTGGGGACGCGGTACGGCAGGGCGTGCAGGAGAGGTTCGGTGGCGATGGCGCTGATGCCGGTGTCTCCCTGGACCGGCGGGACTTCCCGGCGGCCCGTGAGGAGGGCAGCTCACCCGGCACCCGGATCGAAGCCGAGCACGTCTCGCTGGACGATGCCGCGGAGAAGCTGAGCGGCAGCCGGTTCGAGGTCGACGCCGGCGGGCCGGTACACGTCATCACCCCGATGGTGATGCCCAAGGGACGCAAGCTGCGTTCCATGCTGCTGGTGATCCTGCTCGCCGTCCTTGGCGGGGTCGGCTCGCTCGTGCTGCTGCCCTTCGGGCTGACCGACGAGGTGTTCGGGCCGCACTACTGGGTACTGATCGTGCTGCTGGCGGCATTCATGTGGTGGCGCCAGGGGATGGTGATGGTGCCCGAGGGATGCACCGCCCTGGTCAGCCGGTTCGGCAAGGTCGAGGCAGAGGTCGGCCCCGGCCGGGTCACGCTGTGGAACCCGTGGAAGCGGGTCTCCTACATCGTCAACACCACCCGGGAGTACCCGTTCAACGCACCGATCCGGCAAGCGCCCACCAAGTCCGGGGTGCAGGCCTCGGTGGACCTGTTCCTGCAGTTCCGGATCGCCAATGCCCGTGAGTTCGTCTTCGTCCTCGGTGCGGTGAATGGCTTCCAGGACAAGCTCAACAACGCCGTGTCGGAGACCACCCGCTCGCTGATCTACGAGCAGGAGGCCTCCGGTATCTACGACCTGGTCGGGGAGAGCACCTCACGGCTGCTGGAACAGCTGAACGCCCAGTTCGCCCCCGCCGTCGAGCTGACGACTGCGAACATCACCCACGCAGAACCCTCAGCGCAGGAGTACCGGATGGACCTGGCCGCACCGGAGATGCTCCGGGTGGCCAAGGAGGCCTACACCTACGACTACGAGCTCAGCCTGAAGAAGGAACAGAACGAGGGTGACCTGAACAAGGACCTGGCCTCGCTGAACGAGAACCTCTCGGCGATCCAGGCGGATATCGCCCGCTACCAGGCGCAGATGGACACCGCCCTGGAGCGGGAGACCAACCGCGCGAACGCTCTGGCACGGCAGCGGTTCGTGGAGTCGGAGTCCACGGCGAACGCCAACGCGGCGCTGCTCGAGGCCCAGGCGCTGGATATCCGCGCCCTCAGCGCGGCGCTGGCACCGGAGATCCTCGACTACCGCTACCAGCAGGACAAGCTGGAGAAGATGGAGCGCCTGTCCGACTCCATGCCGCAGATCGTGCGGGTGGGGGAGCAGTCCGACGGGGTGGACTTCCTGGCCATCGCCGGTCAGCTGGTCGGTGGCCACGACGAGAAGCTGTTCTCCGAGGAGGACATGAGAGCGATCCGTTCCCGCCAGGCCGACATCGCCGAACGCGTATCCGCGCGGGAGGGGGAGATCGAAGGACTGCTGCAGGCGCCAGAGAAGACCGAGGTGGAGATCCTGCCGGCGTCGGAGTCGCAGGTGGATCCCGAGGGGGAGCAACGCCTCGACGAGATCCGGCAGTCGGTGACCGACGAGCGAACCGCGGCCCAGCTCGCCGGGCTGGGGAGCGACGAAGCCAGGGACGAGGGGACCCACCATGACTGA
- a CDS encoding GNAT family N-acetyltransferase, giving the protein MATTRLAQTTDLDALRTLDPWPSEKSWHRLIGNGEAMVLEIDGQVVGMLHFAVLWATVPFLCQIEIAEAHRGKGHSRQMIGALADHLRAEGYVALLSSSQTDEPEPQAWHVHLGFTSNGIIENIEDEGIGEVVFRLLLTDD; this is encoded by the coding sequence ATGGCTACCACCCGACTCGCGCAGACCACTGACCTCGATGCCCTCCGCACGCTCGACCCCTGGCCGAGCGAGAAGTCGTGGCACCGGCTGATCGGAAATGGTGAGGCGATGGTGCTCGAGATCGACGGGCAGGTGGTGGGCATGCTGCACTTCGCCGTGCTGTGGGCAACCGTCCCGTTCCTGTGCCAGATCGAGATCGCAGAAGCTCACCGCGGCAAGGGCCACTCCCGTCAGATGATCGGTGCCCTGGCCGACCATCTGCGTGCCGAGGGCTACGTGGCGCTGCTCAGCTCGTCCCAGACGGACGAGCCGGAGCCCCAGGCCTGGCACGTGCACCTCGGCTTCACCTCGAACGGCATCATCGAGAACATCGAGGACGAGGGGATCGGCGAAGTCGTCTTCCGGCTGCTGCTCACCGACGACTGA
- a CDS encoding phosphotransferase family protein: MPSDPLSQLSFRQRELLQRWLPGASIRADLSWGLVATTVLKVRAADGAQCIVKAAGPADHHIAREIRAHLNWLAPWTSGGLAPELLHHDREAKVLVTRYLPGELVQGHPAEAEPETYRQAGRLLTALHGQLAVVDTEFHADQNARSLAWLDGEHRIAEETAAELRALIGSWPAPPATLVPTHGDWQPRNWLIERGVVRVIDFGRAALRPAATDFARMAARDFRGRPDLEEAFLAGYGADPREPDEWARTQLREAIGTAAWAYQVGDEGFEAQGHRMLAEALAAF, from the coding sequence ATGCCATCGGACCCGCTGAGCCAGCTCTCGTTCCGCCAGCGGGAGCTGCTGCAGCGCTGGCTTCCCGGGGCGTCGATCCGGGCGGATCTGAGCTGGGGGCTGGTAGCCACCACCGTGCTGAAGGTCCGCGCTGCCGATGGCGCACAGTGCATCGTGAAGGCCGCCGGGCCGGCCGACCACCACATCGCGCGGGAGATCCGCGCACACCTGAACTGGCTGGCGCCGTGGACGAGCGGCGGCTTGGCGCCGGAGCTGCTGCACCACGACCGGGAGGCGAAGGTGCTCGTCACTCGGTACCTGCCTGGTGAGCTGGTGCAGGGTCATCCGGCCGAGGCGGAACCGGAGACGTATCGGCAGGCCGGCCGGCTACTGACAGCGCTGCACGGTCAGCTCGCCGTGGTGGACACCGAGTTCCACGCCGATCAGAACGCCCGCTCGCTCGCCTGGCTCGACGGCGAGCACCGAATCGCCGAGGAGACGGCGGCCGAGCTCCGGGCGCTGATCGGGTCCTGGCCCGCGCCACCAGCCACCCTGGTGCCCACCCACGGCGACTGGCAGCCACGGAACTGGTTGATCGAGAGGGGCGTCGTCCGGGTGATCGACTTCGGCCGGGCGGCGCTACGCCCGGCGGCCACGGACTTCGCCCGGATGGCGGCCCGAGACTTCCGTGGGCGACCGGACCTGGAGGAGGCCTTCCTGGCCGGATACGGCGCCGACCCGCGCGAGCCGGACGAATGGGCCCGCACGCAGCTGCGCGAGGCGATCGGTACCGCTGCCTGGGCCTATCAGGTGGGCGACGAGGGGTTCGAGGCGCAGGGGCACCGGATGCTCGCGGAGGCGCTGGCGGCGTTCTGA
- a CDS encoding ABC transporter ATP-binding protein: protein MTLQLTDITLTYPDGDSRLTALDHVTMRAEPGRVTAVVGPSGSGKSSLLAVAATLITPEEGQVLLDGTELTALSSGERARVRREEIGIVFQTSNLLASLTALEQLTVMAHLGGRSVAKAEKQAMELLDAVGLAKQAGRRPHQLSGGQRQRVTIARGLMNEPSLLLVDEPTSALDSERGAAVLGLLRRLTLERDVATVMVTHDHDQLAQADDVVEIVDGKAQLLTGAV, encoded by the coding sequence ATGACCCTGCAGCTGACTGACATCACCCTCACCTACCCCGACGGCGACTCCCGACTGACCGCGCTGGACCACGTGACCATGCGCGCCGAACCGGGCCGGGTGACCGCCGTCGTCGGGCCCTCCGGCTCTGGCAAGTCCAGTCTGCTCGCCGTGGCCGCCACGCTGATCACCCCCGAGGAGGGGCAGGTGCTGCTGGACGGGACCGAGCTGACCGCACTGAGCAGCGGTGAGCGGGCCCGAGTACGCCGGGAGGAGATCGGCATCGTGTTCCAGACCTCCAACCTGCTCGCGTCGCTGACTGCCCTGGAGCAGTTGACCGTGATGGCGCACCTGGGTGGCCGGTCGGTGGCGAAGGCCGAGAAGCAGGCGATGGAGCTGCTCGACGCCGTCGGCCTGGCCAAGCAGGCGGGCCGGCGCCCGCACCAGCTCTCCGGTGGTCAGCGCCAGCGGGTGACGATCGCCCGTGGGCTGATGAACGAGCCCAGTCTGCTGCTCGTGGATGAACCGACCAGCGCCCTGGACTCCGAGCGCGGCGCCGCCGTGCTCGGGTTGCTTCGCCGGCTCACCCTGGAGCGGGACGTGGCCACGGTGATGGTCACCCACGACCACGACCAGCTGGCGCAGGCCGACGATGTGGTGGAGATCGTGGACGGGAAGGCGCAGCTGCTCACTGGCGCGGTGTGA